In one window of Camelina sativa cultivar DH55 chromosome 15, Cs, whole genome shotgun sequence DNA:
- the LOC104748547 gene encoding uncharacterized protein LOC104748547: MSSPLLGPPEIRDSNDLLTEPITASGPSDPFMDAMVSNFNKSTKLNVSSSPPMGHTENGSATYLSSGNPCLDFFFHVVPYTPKESLEQRLQEAWDHDALTTLKLICNLRGVRGTGKSDKEGFYTAALWLHGHHPKTLACNLESISKFGYFKDFPEILYRLLKGSEIRSIQKSEWLVIKRGYRFSLETWRAGGHGKLAATRGLRVANVEKKNQEKNATGSLDHKQKRISLGKEALSRYSHDPDYRFLHERVSDLFANQLKRDVEFLTSGQPNEISLAAKWCPSLDSSFDKATLLCESIARKLFPRESFPEYEGVEEAHYAYRVRDRLRKQVLVPLRKTLQLPEVYMGASDWASLPYDRVASVAMKLYKEIFLNHDAERFQQYLNDASTGKTKVATGAVLPHEIIRELDGRDGGLVAELQWKRMVDDLKEKGSLSNCMAICDVSGSMYGEPIEVSVALGLLVSELSEEPWRGKLITFSNNPELHLVTGDDLRSKNRFVSNMQWDMNTDFQKVFDLILEVAVKGKLKPEEMIKRLFVFSDMEFDEASTSTSSYNRWEGTSPPSNGWETDYEVIVSKYREKGYGEAVPEIVFWNLRHSSSTPVLGNKKGVALVSGFSKNMIKIFLENDGEIDPITTDPITMDPMTIDPITIMEAAISKDEYLSLVVVD, from the exons atgtcttctCCGTTGCTTGGTCCACCAGAGATCCGCGACTCCAACGATCTCCTCACAGAACCCATCACAGCTTCTGGTCCCAGCGACCCTTTCATGGACGCAATGGTCTCAAACTTTAACAAATCGACTAAACTCAACGTCAGCTCTTCACCTCCGATGGGACACACGGAGAATGGATCCGCCACGTACCTCTCCTCAGGCAACCCCTGCCTCGACTTCTTCTTCCACGTTGTTCCCTACACGCCCAAGGAATCTCTGGAGCAGCGGCTACAGGAAGCCTGGGACCACGACGCCTTGACCACTCTCAAGCTTATCTGTAATCTTCGTGGAGTCCGTGGCACCGGAAAATCTGACAAGGAAGGGTTTTACACGGCCGCGTTGTGGCTCCATGGTCACCATCCCAAAACCCTAGCTTGTAACCTCGAGTCCATCTCCAAATTTGGCTATTTTAAAGATTTCCCGGAGATTCTTTACCGGCTTCTCAAAGGATCTGAAATCCGCAGTATCCAAAAGTCAGAATGGCTCGTGATAAAACGCGGATATCGATTCTCTCTAGAAACCTGGAGAGCTGGTGGTCATGGAAAGCTGGCGGCGACGAGGGGGCTGAGGGTAGCGAACgtagagaagaagaaccaagaAAAGAATGCTACAGGAAGCTTGGATCACAAGCAAAAGAGAATTTCATTGGGGAAGGAGGCACTTTCAAGATACTCACACGATCCAGACTATAGATTTCTCCACGAACGTGTTTCTGATCTATTCGCAAATCAACTCAAAAGAGACGTTGAGTTTTTGACATCAGGCCAACCAAACGAAATCTCTCTAGCGGCTAAATGGTGTCCATCGCTTGATTCTTCATTCGACAAAGCAACTCTTCTCTGCGAGAGTATTGCTAGGAAGCTGTTTCCCCGAGAATCATTCCCAGAATACGAAGGCGTGGAAGAAGCTCACTATGCTTACAGAGTTCGTGATCGGCTAAGGAAACAAGTTCTTGTTCCCCTCCGGAAGACTCTGCAACTCCCTGAAGTATACATGGGAGCGAGTGATTGGGCATCTCTCCCTTACGACCGTGTTGCATCAGTGGCGATGAAGTTGTACAAGGAGATTTTCTTGAATCACGACGCAGAGAGGTTTCAGCAATATCTCAATGATGCGAGTACGGGGAAAACGAAGGTAGCCACCGGTGCTGTATTACCTCACGAGATAATAAGAGAATTAGACGGCAGAGACGGTGGACTAGTCGCTGAGCTGCAATGGAAAAGAATGGTTGATGATCTTAAAGAAAAAGGTTCTTTGTCGAATTGCATGGCCATCTGTGACGTTTCTGGATCTATGTATGGTGAACCAATTGAAGTTTCAGTCGCGCTTGGTTTGCTCGTCTCTGAGCTATCAGAAGAGCCATGGAGAGGTAAACTTATAACCTTCAGCAACAACCCTGAACTGCATTTGGTGACAGGAGACGATTTGAGAtcaaaaaacag ATTTGTGAGTAATATGCAATGGGATATGAACACTGATTTTCAGAAagtgtttgatttgattcttgaaGTGGCTGTGAAAGGGAAGCTGAAGCCGGAAGAGATGATCAAGAGGCTGTTTGTGTTCAGTGACATGGAATTTGATGAAGCGTCGACTTCGACTTCTTCGTATAATAGATGGGAAGGGACGTCACCTCCGAGTAATGGATGGGAAACAGATTATGAGGTGATTGTGAGCAAGTACAGAGAGAAGGGGTACGGGGAAGCTGTGCCGGAGATTGTGTTTTGGAACCTGAGGCATTCGAGTTCAACGCCGGTGCTCGGAAACAAGAAAGGAGTGGCTTTAGTAAGTGGGTTCTCCAAgaatatgataaaaatattcTTGGAAAATGATGGAGAGATTGATCCCATAACGACTGATCCCATAACGATGGATCCCATGACGATTGATCCCATAACCATCATGGAGGCTGCTATATCTAAAGATGAGTATCTGTCGCTTGTTGTagttgattga